The proteins below are encoded in one region of Chrysemys picta bellii isolate R12L10 chromosome 4, ASM1138683v2, whole genome shotgun sequence:
- the LOC101937286 gene encoding aldehyde dehydrogenase family 3 member B1-like isoform X2: MDTKGDTPGKAPTGSDTGKTDSTAAGMSPYVSLVSSLRAAWLTGKTRAAEHRVSQLEALGRFLDDKKQPILDAMASDMRKPPFEVELSEIIMVKNEVNYALNNLSSWMKDEGVDKSLVTQLDRAFIRKEPYGVVLIIGPWNYPLQLILVPLVGAIAAGNCVIIKPSEISSSTEKLLAETLPSYLDKDCFAVVTGGPVEMTKLLENKFDYIFFTGSPQVGKIVMAAAAKHLTPLTLELGGKNPCYVADESNLQNVANRLVWGRCFNAGQTCIAPDYVLCSAETQEKLLPALHHAITQFFGPEPRESPDFARIISDKQFQRIRALLGSGRVAIGGQTDERERYIAPTVLADVQPSEPAMQEEIFGPVLPIVTVPNVDEAIAFINSRERPLAVYVFASDTKLVRRVLERTSSGGFGANDPIMQMTLISLPFGGIGNSGLGSYHGKFSFDTFSHHRACLLRSMGLEPMNSLRYPPYSEHKMGLVLSIFRIKRTGTCTLL, from the exons ATGGACACAAAAGGAGACACCCCAGGGAAGGCGCCCACGGGTAGCGACACAGGCAAGACGGACTCCACAGCTGCTGG catgagCCCCTATGTGAGTTTGGTGAGCAGCCTGCGCGCTGCCTGGCTCACGGGGAAGACGCGCGCCGCTGAGCACCGGGTCTCCCAGCTGGAGGCGCTGGGCCGCTTCCTGGATGACAAGAAGCAGCCCATCCTGGATGCCATGGCCTCGGACATGCGCAAG ccccccttcgAGGTGGAGCTCTCCGAGATTATCATGGTCAAGAACGAGGTCAACTACGCACTTAACAACCTGTCCAGCTGGATGAAGGACGAGGGCGTGGACAAGAGCCTG GTGACTCAGCTGGACAGAGCCTTCATCCGGAAGGAGCCCTATGGAGTGGTGCTGATCATCGGGCCCTGGAACTACCCCTTGCAGCTCATCCTGGTGCCCCTGGTCGGGGCCATCGCGGCCG GGAACTGTGTCATCATCAAACCCTCCGAGATCAGCAGCAGCACCGAGAAGCTCCTGGCTGAGACGCTGCCCAGCTACCTGGACAAG GACTGTTTTGCTGTGGTGACCGGGGGCCCCGTGGAGATGACAAAGCTGCTGGAAAACAAGTTTGACTACATCTTCTTCACTG GCAGCCCCCAAGTGGGCAAGATCGTGATGGCAGCTGCGGCCAAGCATCTGACACCCCTGACGCTGGAGCTGGGGGGCAAGAACCCCTGCTACGTGGCCGACGAGAGCAACCTGCAGAACGTGGCCAACCGGCTGGTCTGGGGGCGCTGCTTCAACGCGGGGCAGACCTGCATCGCGCCCGACTACGTACTGTGCAGCGCGGAGACTCAGGAGAAGCTGCTGCCCGCCCTGCACCACGCCATCACCCAGTTCTTCGGCCCCGAGCCCCGGGAGTCGCCTGACTTCGCCCGCATCATCAGTGACAAGCAGTTCCAGCGCATCCGGGCCCTGCTGGGCAGCGGGCGCGTGGCCATCGGGGGGCAGACGGACGAGAGAGAGCGCTACATCG cccccacggTGCTGGCGGACGTGCAGCCGTCGGAGCCTGCCATGCAGGAGGAGATCTTCGGGCCCGTCCTGCCCATCGTCACCGTGCCCAACGTGGACGAAGCCATTGCCTTCATCAACAGCCGGGAGCGGCCGCTGGCCGTGTACGTCTTCGCCTCCGACACCAAG CTGGTGCGCCGAGTGCTGGAGCGGACGAGCAGCGGCGGTTTTGGTGCCAACGACCCCATAATGCAGATGACGCTAATCTCGCTGCCCTTCGGTGGGATTG GGAACAGCGGCCTGGGCTCGTACCACGGCAAATTCAGCTTCGACACCTTCTCTCACCACCGCGCCTGCCTCCTGCGCAGCATGGGCCTGGAGCCCATGAACTCCCTGCGCTACCCACCCTACAGCGAGCACAAAATGGGGCTGGTGCTCTCCATCTTCAGGATCAAGCGCACGGGCACCTGCACCCTGCTATGA
- the LOC101937286 gene encoding aldehyde dehydrogenase family 3 member B1-like isoform X3, whose product MHRGTQHPDRSSTRMGMAGVGDEANAALCPQPPFEVELSEIIMVKNEVNYALNNLSSWMKDEGVDKSLVTQLDRAFIRKEPYGVVLIIGPWNYPLQLILVPLVGAIAAGNCVIIKPSEISSSTEKLLAETLPSYLDKDCFAVVTGGPVEMTKLLENKFDYIFFTGSPQVGKIVMAAAAKHLTPLTLELGGKNPCYVADESNLQNVANRLVWGRCFNAGQTCIAPDYVLCSAETQEKLLPALHHAITQFFGPEPRESPDFARIISDKQFQRIRALLGSGRVAIGGQTDERERYIAPTVLADVQPSEPAMQEEIFGPVLPIVTVPNVDEAIAFINSRERPLAVYVFASDTKLVRRVLERTSSGGFGANDPIMQMTLISLPFGGIGNSGLGSYHGKFSFDTFSHHRACLLRSMGLEPMNSLRYPPYSEHKMGLVLSIFRIKRTGTCTLL is encoded by the exons ATGCACAGAGGCACGCAGCATCCGGATCGAAGTAGTACCAGAATGGGCATGGCCGGGGTGGGGGATGAAGCTAATGCtgctctgtgcccccagccccccttcgAGGTGGAGCTCTCCGAGATTATCATGGTCAAGAACGAGGTCAACTACGCACTTAACAACCTGTCCAGCTGGATGAAGGACGAGGGCGTGGACAAGAGCCTG GTGACTCAGCTGGACAGAGCCTTCATCCGGAAGGAGCCCTATGGAGTGGTGCTGATCATCGGGCCCTGGAACTACCCCTTGCAGCTCATCCTGGTGCCCCTGGTCGGGGCCATCGCGGCCG GGAACTGTGTCATCATCAAACCCTCCGAGATCAGCAGCAGCACCGAGAAGCTCCTGGCTGAGACGCTGCCCAGCTACCTGGACAAG GACTGTTTTGCTGTGGTGACCGGGGGCCCCGTGGAGATGACAAAGCTGCTGGAAAACAAGTTTGACTACATCTTCTTCACTG GCAGCCCCCAAGTGGGCAAGATCGTGATGGCAGCTGCGGCCAAGCATCTGACACCCCTGACGCTGGAGCTGGGGGGCAAGAACCCCTGCTACGTGGCCGACGAGAGCAACCTGCAGAACGTGGCCAACCGGCTGGTCTGGGGGCGCTGCTTCAACGCGGGGCAGACCTGCATCGCGCCCGACTACGTACTGTGCAGCGCGGAGACTCAGGAGAAGCTGCTGCCCGCCCTGCACCACGCCATCACCCAGTTCTTCGGCCCCGAGCCCCGGGAGTCGCCTGACTTCGCCCGCATCATCAGTGACAAGCAGTTCCAGCGCATCCGGGCCCTGCTGGGCAGCGGGCGCGTGGCCATCGGGGGGCAGACGGACGAGAGAGAGCGCTACATCG cccccacggTGCTGGCGGACGTGCAGCCGTCGGAGCCTGCCATGCAGGAGGAGATCTTCGGGCCCGTCCTGCCCATCGTCACCGTGCCCAACGTGGACGAAGCCATTGCCTTCATCAACAGCCGGGAGCGGCCGCTGGCCGTGTACGTCTTCGCCTCCGACACCAAG CTGGTGCGCCGAGTGCTGGAGCGGACGAGCAGCGGCGGTTTTGGTGCCAACGACCCCATAATGCAGATGACGCTAATCTCGCTGCCCTTCGGTGGGATTG GGAACAGCGGCCTGGGCTCGTACCACGGCAAATTCAGCTTCGACACCTTCTCTCACCACCGCGCCTGCCTCCTGCGCAGCATGGGCCTGGAGCCCATGAACTCCCTGCGCTACCCACCCTACAGCGAGCACAAAATGGGGCTGGTGCTCTCCATCTTCAGGATCAAGCGCACGGGCACCTGCACCCTGCTATGA
- the LOC101937286 gene encoding aldehyde dehydrogenase family 3 member B2-like isoform X1 has protein sequence MVCAPSLNSCSEEPFSAPAPPPPPKRSHSSSRAGHVASLPLKWSLWAPALLLHTESSAWRLPLSQTPARSLLPLRNQCPSVKICGDSRQPFPNLVTCVTWNPGSARQQSPPFEVELSEIIMVKNEVNYALNNLSSWMKDEGVDKSLVTQLDRAFIRKEPYGVVLIIGPWNYPLQLILVPLVGAIAAGNCVIIKPSEISSSTEKLLAETLPSYLDKDCFAVVTGGPVEMTKLLENKFDYIFFTGSPQVGKIVMAAAAKHLTPLTLELGGKNPCYVADESNLQNVANRLVWGRCFNAGQTCIAPDYVLCSAETQEKLLPALHHAITQFFGPEPRESPDFARIISDKQFQRIRALLGSGRVAIGGQTDERERYIAPTVLADVQPSEPAMQEEIFGPVLPIVTVPNVDEAIAFINSRERPLAVYVFASDTKLVRRVLERTSSGGFGANDPIMQMTLISLPFGGIGNSGLGSYHGKFSFDTFSHHRACLLRSMGLEPMNSLRYPPYSEHKMGLVLSIFRIKRTGTCTLL, from the exons ATGGTCTGTGCCCCGTCTTTAAACAGTTGCTCGGAGGAGCCCTTCAGTgcgccagctcctccccccccccccaagagatcCCACTCCTCCTCCAGGGCTGGCCATGTGGCCTCACTGCCTCTGAAATGGAGCCTCTGGGCTCCCGCCCTCCTGCTTCACACTGAGAGCTCTGCCTGGCgcctcccactgagccagacTCCTGCTCGGAGCCTTTTACCCCTCAGGAATCAATGCCCGTCTGTCAAGATCTGCGGCGACTCCAGGCAGCCCTTTCCAAACCTGGTAACCTGTGTCACCTGGAATCCAGGGTCGGCAAGGCAGCAAAGT ccccccttcgAGGTGGAGCTCTCCGAGATTATCATGGTCAAGAACGAGGTCAACTACGCACTTAACAACCTGTCCAGCTGGATGAAGGACGAGGGCGTGGACAAGAGCCTG GTGACTCAGCTGGACAGAGCCTTCATCCGGAAGGAGCCCTATGGAGTGGTGCTGATCATCGGGCCCTGGAACTACCCCTTGCAGCTCATCCTGGTGCCCCTGGTCGGGGCCATCGCGGCCG GGAACTGTGTCATCATCAAACCCTCCGAGATCAGCAGCAGCACCGAGAAGCTCCTGGCTGAGACGCTGCCCAGCTACCTGGACAAG GACTGTTTTGCTGTGGTGACCGGGGGCCCCGTGGAGATGACAAAGCTGCTGGAAAACAAGTTTGACTACATCTTCTTCACTG GCAGCCCCCAAGTGGGCAAGATCGTGATGGCAGCTGCGGCCAAGCATCTGACACCCCTGACGCTGGAGCTGGGGGGCAAGAACCCCTGCTACGTGGCCGACGAGAGCAACCTGCAGAACGTGGCCAACCGGCTGGTCTGGGGGCGCTGCTTCAACGCGGGGCAGACCTGCATCGCGCCCGACTACGTACTGTGCAGCGCGGAGACTCAGGAGAAGCTGCTGCCCGCCCTGCACCACGCCATCACCCAGTTCTTCGGCCCCGAGCCCCGGGAGTCGCCTGACTTCGCCCGCATCATCAGTGACAAGCAGTTCCAGCGCATCCGGGCCCTGCTGGGCAGCGGGCGCGTGGCCATCGGGGGGCAGACGGACGAGAGAGAGCGCTACATCG cccccacggTGCTGGCGGACGTGCAGCCGTCGGAGCCTGCCATGCAGGAGGAGATCTTCGGGCCCGTCCTGCCCATCGTCACCGTGCCCAACGTGGACGAAGCCATTGCCTTCATCAACAGCCGGGAGCGGCCGCTGGCCGTGTACGTCTTCGCCTCCGACACCAAG CTGGTGCGCCGAGTGCTGGAGCGGACGAGCAGCGGCGGTTTTGGTGCCAACGACCCCATAATGCAGATGACGCTAATCTCGCTGCCCTTCGGTGGGATTG GGAACAGCGGCCTGGGCTCGTACCACGGCAAATTCAGCTTCGACACCTTCTCTCACCACCGCGCCTGCCTCCTGCGCAGCATGGGCCTGGAGCCCATGAACTCCCTGCGCTACCCACCCTACAGCGAGCACAAAATGGGGCTGGTGCTCTCCATCTTCAGGATCAAGCGCACGGGCACCTGCACCCTGCTATGA
- the ALDH3B1 gene encoding aldehyde dehydrogenase family 3 member B1, with product MDTKGDTPGKAPTGSDTGKTDSTAAGMSPYVSLVSSLRSAWLTGKTRAAEHRVSQLEALGRFLDDKKQPILDAMASDMRKPPLEVELSEIILVRNEVNYALNNLSSWMKDEFVEKNLVTQLDTAFIHKEPYGVVLIIGPWNYPLNLILVPLIGAIAAGNCVIIKPSEISSSTEKLLAETLPNYLDKDCFAVVTGGPAETTQLLENKFDYIFFTGSPRVGKIVMAAAAKHLTPLTLELGGKNPCYVADDSDMQNVANRLVWGRCFNAGQTCIAPDYVLCSVETQEKLLPALRHAITQFFGPEPRESPDFARIISDKQFQRILALLGSGRVAIGGQTDDRERYIAPTVLADVQPSEPAMQEEIFGPVLPIVTVPNVDEAIAFINSQERPLAVYVFASDSKLVRQVLERTSSGGFGANDPMMQTTLISLPFGGIGNSGLGSYHGKFNFDTFSHHRACLLRSMGLEPMNSLRYPPYSERKMGLVTSAFEIKRKGTCTLL from the exons ATGGACACAAAAGGAGACACCCCAGGGAAGGCGCCCACGGGTAGCGACACAGGCAAGACGGACTCCACAGCTGCTGG catGAGCCCCTATGTGAGTTTGGTGAGCAGCCTGCGCTCTGCCTGGCTCACGGGGAAGACGCGCGCCGCTGAGCACCGGGTCTCCCAGCTGGAGGCGCTGGGCCGCTTCCTGGATGACAAGAAGCAGCCCATCCTGGATGCCATGGCCTCGGACATGCGCAAG ccccccttggaGGTGGAGCTCTCCGAGATCATCCTGGTCAGGAACGAGGTGAACTACGCGCTCAACAACCTGTCCAGCTGGATGAAGGACGAGTTTGTGGAGAAGAACCTG GTGACTCAGCTGGACACGGCCTTCATCCACAAGGAGCCCTATGGAGTGGTGCTGATCATTGGGCCCTGGAACTACCCCTTGAACCTCATCCTGGTGCCCCTGATCGGGGCCATCGCTGCTG GGAACTGTGTCATCATCAAACCCTCCGAGATCAGCAGCAGCACCGAGAAGCTCCTGGCTGAGACGCTGCCCAACTACCTGGACAAG GACTGCTTTGCCGTGGTCACTGGGGGCCCTGCGGAGACCACCCAGCTGCTGGAGAACAAGTTCGACTACATCTTCTTCACTG gtaGCCCCCGAGTGGGCAAGATCGTGATGGCAGCTGCGGCCAAGCACCTGACGCCGCTGACCCTGGAGCTGGGGGGCAAGAACCCCTGCTACGTGGCCGACGACAGCGACATGCAGAACGTGGCCAACCGGCTGGTCTGGGGGCGCTGCTTCAATGCGGGGCAGACCTGCATCGCGCCCGACTACGTGCTGTGCAGCGTTGAGACGCAGGAGAAGCTGCTGCCCGCCCTGCGTCACGCCATCACCCAGTTCTTCGGCCCCGAGCCCCGGGAGTCGCCCGACTTCGCCCGCATCATTAGTGACAAGCAGTTCCAGCGCATCCTGGCCCTGCTGGGCAGCGGGCGCGTGGCCATCGGGGGGCAGACGGACGACAGGGAGCGCTACATCG cccccacggTGCTGGCGGACGTGCAGCCGTCGGAGCCTGCCATGCAGGAGGAGATCTTCGGGCCCGTCCTGCCCATCGTCACCGTGCCCAACGTGGACGAAGCCATCGCCTTCATCAACAGCCAGGAGCGGCCGCTGGCCGTGTACGTCTTCGCCTCCGACAGCAAG CTGGTGCGTCAGGTGCTGGAGCGGACGAGCAGCGGCGGTTTTGGTGCCAACGACCCCATGATGCAAACGACGCTAATCTCGCTGCCCTTCGGTGGGATTG GGAACAGCGGCCTGGGCTCGTACCACGGCAAGTTCAACTTCGACACCTTCTCTCACCACCGCGCCTGCCTCCTGCGCAGCATGGGCCTGGAGCCCATGAACTCCCTGCGCTACCCACCCTACAGCGAGCGCAAAATGGGGCTGGTGACTTCTGCCTTCGAGATCAAGCGCAAGGGCACCTGCACCCTGCTGTGA